The following are from one region of the Streptomyces fradiae genome:
- a CDS encoding amino acid adenylation domain-containing protein, which produces MTASPLDRLTPAQRAALAARLAGRRAGPGPGTPSAPEPSAPPRPTGTEASGSHPLSLTQYRMWLAEQSAPAGSPAYTVPLALRFTGPLDTERLRSCLRLLAERHLSLRARIVQEGGTPRQRFDRPAGIPLEIRPVPGGPTALAEALDAEAGRAFAYEHPPYVRALLLVLAPEEHVLVLTLHHAVCDGWSLNVLIGELLSAYRTEGAPVLPGPEDRAQHLDYVHWEHGPEGTAELARYAAHWQRQHAGLIDRPDLPFARDTAPAAGEAEPDAELELPEDLARAVHALARRTESTPHAVWLAAFAATWHLLTGVRAVPVGVPTANRTIERFDRAFGAFVSTLPLVLRVGPGLAFAELAERTMEALLEGAAHPVPPLAPGTGVDMPAVTFVFTGEIDPPGPCGPLTVTPVPIRVRGSQGDLTVQLEAGSGRMTLRLTGSPERYTGDGLNRLAHSYLRCLRAVLAAPDGPLATADLRADEDRALTAAVLGATPPAPEVPLPYEAFARWAERTPDAVAVVDATGRRTSYRRLADRAERLAAGLHAAGVRHGASVALRTPPGADYLALTLAVWRLGGWTLPVRAGEPPARLREMLLGAGVRFLVHADADGASGTPDRPGLPELPGMTVLTLRELAESAESAESTKSAGTAGDPAARPAPCPGPAVPVRPGDLAYAVFTSGTTGAPKCVQVPHGALANELAWRRDTFGLAAPDRVLQTIPLAFDPSFWQCFGPLVSGAAVVFPDIDSGARPGDLVDAALAHSATVVDLVPSLLAALTDDDLRRLPARVVFCGGEALPTAQAERYLRLGRGRLHNQYGPSEICIDASSHACRTAGTGSGTVPLGLPLTGVRLYVLDAALRPVPTGAPGELYVGGAGVARGYAGRPAETADRFLPEPAGPPGARMYRTGDRVRRNADGSLAFLGRADHQVKVRGHRVELEEVDRWLRSVDGVDGAAAVVTGARVSRLVAFVTGTPDARAVRAHLAEHLPAHMVPAEIRVLPALPLTANGKADRRALAELARVRQPAPRSGTRPADPVTTAVLEAFATVLDLPVATPDDDLYELGGASLGGARVAAELTRRLGTEVPVRTVLGNPRAADLAAAVTRLLHPPAPPAGSGDPEPEPAGRPGTEQLQVLRQEQVLGRLTPPISSLLALPRPVGPDEAEKAVRLLVDRHEALAPLPGAPAEPDWRPCVSEALPEPPERAHWQPGVADRSVPNGAPGLQATLLTGADGTIRHLILRLARNRGDGASVGILGEELLALLAGEPLPEPAPRYSGYLRARRERRHARSAELEHYWTLTLAGAAADPFAARRPAGRDFRNHGAQREVPAAARTALAEACRNAGITPTAVYLAALARTVARAGGDPGRGTAVIGLPVAHRSVLTEARLVGRTVDLLPVAVPAGDPAGAHSALLAALDHADLPLLRIAELTDPVDESLRPPVCSVGLIVHEGPGDAPVVDDTPPGEAVPEHWSDLDLVLHVHPRPDGGCRLVLSGCARLFGLAELCTELTALAAAVEDWTAAAPTVTRIEE; this is translated from the coding sequence ATGACCGCCTCCCCGCTGGACCGGCTCACCCCGGCCCAACGCGCCGCGCTCGCGGCCCGGCTGGCCGGCCGGCGGGCCGGCCCGGGTCCGGGAACGCCGTCGGCCCCGGAGCCGTCCGCGCCCCCGCGACCGACCGGGACGGAAGCCTCCGGAAGCCACCCGCTGTCGCTCACCCAGTACCGCATGTGGCTCGCGGAGCAGTCCGCCCCGGCCGGCTCGCCGGCCTACACCGTGCCCCTCGCCCTGAGGTTCACCGGACCGCTCGACACCGAGCGGCTGCGGTCCTGCCTGCGGCTGCTCGCCGAACGGCACCTCAGCCTGCGCGCCCGTATCGTCCAGGAGGGCGGAACACCGCGGCAGCGGTTCGACCGCCCGGCCGGCATCCCGCTGGAGATCCGGCCGGTGCCCGGCGGCCCCACCGCCCTCGCCGAAGCCCTGGACGCGGAGGCCGGACGGGCCTTCGCCTACGAGCACCCGCCCTATGTACGGGCCCTGCTGCTGGTCCTCGCGCCCGAGGAACACGTCCTCGTGCTCACCCTGCACCACGCGGTCTGCGACGGCTGGTCGCTGAACGTCCTCATCGGCGAACTCCTCTCCGCCTACCGGACCGAGGGCGCGCCCGTCCTGCCCGGACCGGAGGACCGGGCGCAGCACCTGGACTACGTCCACTGGGAGCACGGTCCGGAGGGCACGGCGGAGCTGGCCCGGTACGCCGCCCACTGGCAGCGGCAGCACGCGGGCCTCATCGACCGGCCCGACCTGCCCTTCGCCCGCGACACCGCCCCCGCGGCCGGCGAAGCGGAGCCCGACGCCGAGCTGGAGCTGCCGGAGGACCTCGCCCGGGCCGTCCACGCCCTGGCCCGGCGCACCGAGAGCACACCGCACGCGGTGTGGCTCGCCGCGTTCGCCGCGACCTGGCACCTGCTCACCGGCGTCCGTGCCGTGCCCGTCGGCGTGCCCACCGCCAACCGGACGATCGAGCGCTTCGACCGCGCCTTCGGCGCCTTCGTCTCGACCCTGCCGCTGGTGCTGCGCGTCGGCCCGGGCCTGGCCTTCGCCGAGCTTGCGGAGCGGACGATGGAGGCCCTCCTGGAGGGCGCCGCCCACCCGGTGCCGCCGCTGGCGCCCGGCACGGGCGTCGACATGCCCGCCGTCACGTTCGTGTTCACCGGCGAGATCGACCCGCCGGGTCCGTGCGGGCCGCTGACCGTGACGCCGGTACCCATCAGGGTCCGGGGCAGCCAGGGCGATCTGACGGTCCAGCTCGAAGCCGGGAGCGGCCGGATGACGCTCCGGCTCACCGGATCGCCCGAGCGGTACACCGGAGACGGGCTCAACCGCCTCGCCCACTCCTACCTGCGCTGCCTTCGGGCGGTCCTCGCCGCGCCCGACGGCCCGCTGGCCACCGCCGACCTCAGAGCGGACGAGGACCGGGCGCTCACCGCGGCGGTGCTCGGCGCCACGCCGCCGGCCCCCGAAGTCCCGTTGCCGTACGAGGCGTTCGCCCGCTGGGCCGAGCGCACCCCGGACGCCGTCGCCGTCGTGGACGCGACGGGACGGCGGACGAGCTACCGGCGACTGGCCGACCGGGCCGAAAGGCTGGCCGCGGGCCTGCACGCGGCCGGGGTACGGCACGGAGCCTCCGTGGCCCTGCGCACCCCGCCCGGTGCCGACTACCTGGCCCTGACCCTCGCCGTCTGGCGGCTCGGCGGCTGGACCCTGCCCGTGCGGGCGGGCGAACCCCCGGCCCGGCTGCGGGAGATGCTGCTCGGGGCCGGCGTCCGCTTCCTCGTGCACGCGGACGCGGACGGCGCGAGCGGCACGCCGGACCGGCCCGGACTCCCGGAGCTGCCCGGCATGACCGTACTCACGCTGCGGGAGCTCGCCGAGAGCGCCGAGAGCGCCGAGAGCACCAAGAGCGCCGGGACGGCCGGGGACCCCGCCGCCCGGCCTGCCCCGTGCCCCGGCCCGGCCGTTCCGGTCCGCCCAGGCGATCTCGCCTACGCGGTGTTCACCTCCGGTACCACGGGCGCGCCCAAGTGCGTCCAGGTGCCCCACGGGGCCCTGGCCAATGAACTCGCCTGGCGGCGCGACACCTTCGGGCTCGCCGCACCCGACCGGGTGCTCCAGACCATTCCGCTGGCCTTCGACCCGTCCTTCTGGCAGTGCTTCGGCCCGCTCGTCTCCGGAGCCGCCGTGGTCTTCCCCGACATCGACTCCGGCGCCCGCCCCGGCGACCTCGTGGACGCGGCCCTCGCGCACTCCGCGACCGTGGTCGACCTGGTTCCCTCGCTCCTCGCCGCCCTCACCGACGACGACCTCCGCCGGCTTCCGGCCCGGGTGGTCTTCTGCGGCGGCGAGGCCCTGCCCACCGCCCAGGCCGAGCGCTATCTGCGCCTCGGACGGGGCAGGTTGCACAACCAGTACGGTCCGTCGGAGATCTGCATCGACGCCAGCTCCCACGCCTGCCGCACCGCCGGGACCGGCAGCGGCACCGTGCCGCTCGGGCTCCCCCTCACCGGCGTCCGGCTGTACGTCCTCGACGCCGCCCTGCGCCCGGTCCCCACCGGAGCACCGGGCGAGCTCTACGTCGGCGGCGCCGGAGTCGCCCGCGGCTACGCCGGCCGCCCGGCCGAGACGGCGGACCGCTTCCTGCCCGAGCCGGCCGGCCCGCCCGGGGCCCGCATGTACCGCACCGGTGACCGGGTCCGCCGGAACGCCGACGGCAGCCTCGCCTTCCTCGGCCGGGCCGACCACCAGGTGAAGGTCCGCGGCCACCGGGTGGAGCTCGAAGAGGTCGACCGGTGGCTCCGTTCGGTCGACGGCGTGGACGGGGCCGCGGCCGTCGTCACCGGCGCACGCGTCAGCCGGCTGGTCGCCTTCGTCACGGGCACGCCCGACGCGCGGGCGGTCCGGGCCCACCTCGCGGAGCACCTGCCCGCGCACATGGTGCCCGCCGAGATCCGGGTCCTGCCGGCCCTGCCGCTCACGGCCAACGGAAAGGCGGACCGCCGGGCCCTGGCGGAGCTCGCCCGGGTCCGGCAGCCGGCCCCGCGGTCCGGCACCCGGCCCGCGGACCCCGTGACCACCGCCGTCCTGGAGGCCTTCGCGACCGTCCTGGACCTGCCCGTCGCCACCCCCGACGACGACCTGTACGAACTGGGCGGGGCCTCGCTCGGCGGGGCCCGCGTCGCCGCCGAACTGACCCGGCGGCTGGGGACCGAGGTGCCGGTGCGCACCGTGCTCGGCAACCCCAGGGCCGCGGACCTCGCCGCGGCCGTGACCCGGCTGCTGCACCCGCCCGCCCCGCCCGCCGGCTCCGGCGATCCGGAACCTGAACCCGCCGGACGGCCCGGCACGGAACAGCTCCAGGTGCTCCGGCAGGAACAGGTCCTCGGCCGCCTCACCCCGCCGATCTCCTCCCTGCTCGCGCTGCCGCGCCCGGTCGGCCCGGACGAGGCCGAGAAGGCCGTACGCCTTCTCGTGGACCGCCACGAGGCCCTCGCCCCGCTCCCCGGCGCACCGGCGGAGCCGGACTGGCGGCCCTGCGTCAGCGAGGCCCTGCCCGAACCGCCCGAACGCGCGCACTGGCAGCCGGGAGTGGCCGACCGGAGCGTGCCGAACGGCGCCCCCGGCCTGCAGGCGACCCTGCTGACCGGGGCGGACGGCACGATCCGGCATCTGATCCTCCGACTCGCCCGCAACCGGGGCGACGGAGCCTCCGTCGGCATCCTCGGCGAGGAACTCCTTGCCCTCCTGGCCGGCGAGCCCCTGCCGGAACCCGCCCCCCGGTACAGCGGTTACCTCCGAGCCCGGCGGGAGCGCCGGCACGCCAGAAGCGCCGAACTGGAGCACTACTGGACGCTCACCCTGGCCGGGGCGGCGGCCGACCCGTTCGCCGCCCGGCGGCCGGCGGGCCGCGACTTCCGCAACCACGGCGCCCAGCGGGAGGTCCCGGCGGCCGCCCGGACCGCCCTCGCGGAGGCCTGCCGGAACGCGGGCATCACGCCCACCGCCGTGTACCTGGCGGCGCTCGCCCGGACCGTGGCCCGGGCCGGGGGCGACCCCGGTCGGGGTACCGCCGTGATCGGCCTGCCCGTCGCCCACCGCTCGGTGCTCACCGAGGCGCGGCTGGTCGGCCGCACCGTGGACCTGCTCCCCGTGGCCGTACCCGCCGGCGACCCGGCCGGCGCGCACTCCGCGCTGCTCGCCGCGCTCGACCACGCCGATCTGCCGCTGCTGCGGATCGCCGAACTCACCGACCCCGTCGACGAGTCGCTGCGCCCGCCGGTCTGCTCCGTCGGCCTGATCGTCCACGAAGGCCCCGGCGACGCCCCGGTCGTCGACGACACCCCGCCCGGCGAAGCCGTACCGGAGCACTGGTCGGACCTCGACCTGGTCCTCCATGTGCATCCACGGCCCGACGGCGGCTGCCGCCTGGTGCTCTCCGGCTGCGCCCGCCTGTTCGGCCTCGCCGAACTTTGTACCGAACTGACCGCGCTCGCCGCCGCGGTCGAGGACTGGACCGCCGCGGCCCCCACCGTCACGAGGATTGAGGAATGA
- a CDS encoding phytanoyl-CoA dioxygenase family protein, with amino-acid sequence MNEEEKYLFDLRGYLVLPDALDPQEVADVNTALDHHGVWEGENKLGYPLLKRYNPYLVNAGPLHTTARPVRNLISHPAVLPYLEELLGPDLRYDEGQVLYARQGAGALILHNGNTPWEYPPLTYQVRDGRIYGGHLIAAFCLTDALADQGGFAVVPGSHKSNFPPPEDFQTWEKVGDWVSRVPVKAGTVVLFADTATHGSWPWVADFERRVVFCRYTAGMVQHSSPAPVPSDLPDAEWTPVERRLLRPPYAWHFQHDETGYAEKSRTSVRTEEGWVMDDHSGQIFDLTEDKDTGTGTGTDKRTDAGSERG; translated from the coding sequence ATGAACGAGGAAGAGAAGTACCTCTTCGACCTCCGCGGCTACCTGGTGCTGCCGGACGCCCTCGACCCGCAGGAGGTCGCCGACGTCAACACGGCCCTCGACCACCACGGGGTGTGGGAGGGGGAGAACAAGCTCGGCTACCCGCTCCTCAAGCGCTACAACCCGTACCTCGTCAACGCCGGTCCGCTGCACACCACCGCACGGCCGGTCCGGAATCTGATCAGCCATCCGGCGGTCCTGCCCTATCTGGAGGAACTCCTCGGCCCCGACCTGCGCTACGACGAGGGCCAGGTCCTCTACGCGCGCCAGGGCGCGGGGGCGCTGATCCTGCACAACGGCAACACCCCGTGGGAGTACCCGCCGCTGACCTACCAGGTACGGGACGGACGCATCTACGGCGGCCATCTGATCGCGGCCTTCTGCCTCACCGACGCCCTCGCCGACCAGGGCGGCTTCGCCGTCGTCCCCGGCAGCCACAAGTCCAACTTCCCGCCCCCGGAGGACTTCCAGACCTGGGAGAAGGTCGGGGACTGGGTCAGCCGGGTGCCCGTGAAGGCCGGCACCGTCGTGCTCTTCGCCGACACCGCGACGCACGGCAGCTGGCCCTGGGTCGCCGACTTCGAACGCCGGGTCGTCTTCTGCCGCTACACCGCCGGCATGGTGCAGCACAGCTCACCGGCCCCGGTGCCGTCCGACCTGCCCGACGCGGAGTGGACGCCCGTGGAACGGCGGCTGCTCCGCCCGCCCTACGCCTGGCACTTCCAGCACGACGAGACCGGCTACGCGGAGAAGTCCCGCACCTCGGTGCGCACGGAGGAGGGCTGGGTCATGGACGACCACTCCGGCCAGATCTTCGACCTGACCGAGGACAAGGACACGGGCACCGGCACGGGCACGGACAAGCGCACGGACGCCGGATCGGAGCGTGGCTGA
- a CDS encoding cytochrome P450, whose product MADLTLSSLDTEGFNHQIRTSPLDMMMRLHEEGTVCVIRSEEKNRLIVTSEPELAAAALAHGSRNHRELLRQLVGAGLFVVTSGEQWRRRRGLLRPMFAARAVAELHGLVIEATEDFVKRRLVPAAGRDIDLAETLQQLSIEIILRLVEPDLAEAELAELTAALHAAVGYLDTRLFDPDKVAESDHDRFAADRQVLVDFIDDRAARLTCPVTGRGLLADLATALREDGQEADSGQALREELLSVFVAGVETMGTLLTWIFHNLAAHPATRERALAEVRAEDLRHLSGRPSLPAGTLPYTRAVVEESLRLHPPAWALFRRIDAPLEAAGIRLEVDDVVMSSTWAIHRSAALWDAPEEFRPERFLGERPPSQQYFPFGAGPHQCLGRQFSLLEAQLASAVILGHGILDVDVPPDGTGLRPTIALAPHPHPRARFLPHTAGGGGA is encoded by the coding sequence ATGGCCGACCTCACCCTCAGCTCCCTGGACACCGAGGGCTTCAACCACCAGATCAGGACCAGCCCGCTCGACATGATGATGCGGCTGCACGAGGAGGGGACCGTCTGCGTCATCCGGTCCGAGGAGAAGAACCGCCTCATCGTCACCTCCGAACCCGAACTCGCCGCCGCGGCCCTGGCCCACGGCTCCCGCAACCACCGCGAGCTGCTCCGGCAACTGGTCGGCGCCGGCCTCTTCGTGGTCACCTCGGGCGAGCAGTGGCGCCGCCGCCGTGGCCTGCTGCGCCCGATGTTCGCCGCCCGCGCCGTGGCCGAGCTGCACGGCCTCGTGATCGAGGCGACCGAGGACTTCGTGAAGCGCCGGCTCGTGCCTGCCGCGGGCCGGGACATCGACCTGGCCGAAACGCTTCAGCAGCTCAGCATCGAGATCATCCTCCGGCTCGTCGAACCCGACCTCGCCGAGGCCGAACTGGCCGAACTGACCGCCGCCCTGCACGCCGCCGTCGGCTACCTCGACACCCGGCTCTTCGACCCCGACAAGGTCGCGGAGAGCGACCACGACCGGTTCGCCGCCGACCGGCAGGTCCTGGTCGACTTCATCGACGACCGCGCCGCGCGCCTCACCTGCCCCGTCACCGGCCGCGGGCTCCTGGCCGACCTCGCCACCGCCCTGCGCGAGGACGGGCAGGAGGCGGACAGCGGCCAGGCCCTGCGGGAGGAACTGCTGTCCGTGTTCGTCGCCGGCGTGGAGACCATGGGCACCCTGCTGACCTGGATCTTCCACAACCTGGCGGCTCACCCCGCCACCCGCGAGCGCGCCCTCGCCGAGGTCCGCGCCGAGGACCTGCGGCACCTGTCCGGCCGGCCCTCCCTGCCGGCCGGGACCCTCCCGTACACCCGCGCCGTGGTGGAGGAGTCGCTACGGCTCCACCCACCGGCCTGGGCGCTGTTCCGCCGGATCGACGCACCGCTCGAAGCGGCCGGGATCCGCCTCGAGGTGGACGACGTCGTCATGTCCAGCACTTGGGCCATCCACCGCTCCGCCGCACTCTGGGACGCGCCCGAGGAGTTCCGCCCCGAGCGCTTCCTCGGCGAACGCCCGCCGTCCCAGCAGTACTTCCCCTTCGGTGCCGGCCCGCACCAGTGCCTGGGCCGCCAGTTCTCGCTGCTCGAAGCCCAGTTGGCGAGCGCCGTGATCCTCGGCCACGGCATCCTCGACGTGGACGTCCCCCCGGACGGCACCGGACTGCGCCCGACCATCGCCCTCGCGCCCCACCCGCACCCCCGGGCGCGCTTCCTCCCGCACACCGCCGGGGGTGGGGGAGCATGA
- a CDS encoding acyl carrier protein, with translation MSAGRTATEVVAGSWERHAGLPPEADSNFFADGGTSVGMIRLVQDVQDALGVALEFADVYAAGTYAELCALVDDARRAASGGPGHRPVGGPA, from the coding sequence ATGAGCGCCGGCCGCACGGCGACGGAGGTCGTCGCCGGGTCCTGGGAGCGCCATGCCGGACTGCCGCCCGAGGCGGACTCCAACTTCTTCGCGGACGGCGGCACGTCCGTCGGCATGATCAGACTGGTCCAGGACGTGCAGGACGCCCTCGGGGTCGCCCTGGAGTTCGCCGACGTGTACGCCGCCGGCACCTACGCGGAGCTGTGCGCGCTGGTCGACGACGCCCGCCGCGCCGCCTCCGGCGGACCCGGCCACCGCCCGGTCGGGGGCCCGGCATGA
- a CDS encoding DUF6875 domain-containing protein, giving the protein MTGSLPSADGAPARTDGPWIRVLPPQPRERVDRDLARIDDWLRGYVGSPHPEIGRRGPVCPFVPPALGDHAVQFSLRYEIDGSDGELLHRALEEEMRDFVRVARPVANSGTSLESRVVALPDTGPEGWRTLDHEYVALKDKAVADGLMIGQFHPHCDERAVRNPVFRVSRAPIGVLAIRRMAPHDVLFLHERRSWFGTYDRLFRSHYQRGRIRDPLLRRLHRAGVARHGLPPVVVREHEKEE; this is encoded by the coding sequence ATGACCGGCTCCTTACCCTCGGCGGACGGCGCCCCCGCCCGTACCGACGGCCCCTGGATCCGGGTGCTGCCGCCCCAGCCCAGGGAACGGGTCGACCGTGACCTCGCCCGGATCGACGACTGGCTGCGCGGCTATGTCGGTAGCCCCCACCCGGAGATCGGGCGCCGCGGACCCGTCTGTCCGTTCGTGCCGCCCGCCCTCGGCGACCACGCGGTGCAGTTCAGCCTCCGGTACGAGATCGACGGCAGCGACGGCGAACTGCTGCACCGCGCCCTGGAGGAGGAGATGCGGGACTTCGTACGGGTCGCCCGGCCGGTCGCGAACTCCGGCACCTCGCTGGAGAGCCGGGTGGTCGCGCTCCCCGACACCGGGCCCGAGGGGTGGCGCACCCTGGACCACGAGTACGTGGCCCTGAAGGACAAGGCCGTCGCGGACGGGCTGATGATCGGCCAGTTCCACCCGCACTGCGACGAACGGGCCGTGCGCAACCCCGTGTTCAGGGTCTCCCGCGCCCCGATCGGGGTGCTCGCGATCCGCCGGATGGCCCCGCACGACGTGCTGTTCCTGCACGAGCGCCGGAGCTGGTTCGGCACCTACGACCGGCTGTTCCGTTCCCACTACCAGCGGGGGCGGATCAGGGACCCCCTGCTGCGGCGGCTGCACCGCGCGGGCGTGGCCCGCCACGGATTGCCCCCTGTCGTTGTCCGCGAGCACGAGAAGGAGGAATGA
- a CDS encoding MbtH family protein, which yields MHQDQHEDRFHVVVNHEEQYSVWPTYHDVPQGWRSVGEPAPREECLRRIEELWTDMTPRSLREAEAAG from the coding sequence ATGCACCAGGATCAGCACGAGGACCGGTTCCACGTGGTCGTCAACCACGAGGAGCAGTACTCGGTTTGGCCCACCTACCACGATGTTCCCCAGGGCTGGCGGAGCGTCGGGGAGCCCGCGCCGCGGGAGGAGTGCCTGCGCAGGATCGAGGAACTGTGGACCGACATGACGCCGAGATCGCTGCGCGAGGCCGAAGCGGCCGGATGA
- a CDS encoding MFS transporter: MMLEQVRLPLRHRAFRAVWCGETLSMLGDYSFEVAFVWLVFQETGSAGALAAVLLVQTVPRGVLLLVGGAVTDRVSPRTVMLCSHLVRGTAVGLLGLLAVMDGVQVWHLYALGAVAGVAEAFFMPAQDSILPSLLPTEQIPRGNALVGFGEQGARFLGPLLGASLVGLVGTPAAILLNSGTFFVAAWTVLAAPRRGAGGEGEESKPISVIGHEIVDGLRYVRRSREVRTVLMIIGAAALSYSGLFAVGLPALAKSFPQDSMALGLLLSAWGLGQLAGTVAAVFTGLPRRWGILIIGMTLTEGVTFVLLGVLPNVWLAATVLALLGVGVAYSSDVALPTFIQTRTPEDVLGRINSVMYLPRVVLEPVSLAVMGLLVTGDLRWAFAAAAVPVLAVGIRLAFDREARGLTTAKEPQPAGATSATGTTG; the protein is encoded by the coding sequence ATGATGCTGGAACAAGTTCGACTGCCGTTACGCCACCGCGCGTTCCGAGCGGTGTGGTGCGGTGAGACGCTGTCGATGCTGGGCGACTACAGCTTCGAAGTGGCCTTCGTCTGGCTGGTGTTCCAGGAGACCGGTTCGGCCGGCGCCCTGGCGGCCGTGCTGCTGGTGCAGACGGTGCCGCGCGGGGTGCTGCTGCTCGTCGGGGGCGCGGTCACCGACCGGGTGTCGCCCCGGACGGTCATGCTCTGCTCCCACCTGGTCAGGGGCACCGCGGTCGGACTGCTCGGGCTGCTCGCGGTGATGGACGGGGTGCAGGTGTGGCACCTGTACGCGCTCGGGGCCGTCGCGGGCGTGGCCGAGGCCTTCTTCATGCCGGCCCAGGACAGCATCCTGCCGTCCCTGCTGCCCACCGAGCAGATCCCGCGCGGCAACGCGCTGGTGGGATTCGGCGAGCAGGGCGCCCGTTTCCTCGGACCGCTCCTCGGCGCGTCCCTGGTGGGCCTGGTCGGCACCCCGGCGGCGATCCTGCTCAACAGCGGCACCTTCTTCGTGGCGGCCTGGACCGTCCTTGCCGCACCCAGGCGCGGAGCCGGGGGCGAGGGCGAGGAGTCCAAGCCGATCTCCGTCATCGGCCACGAGATCGTGGACGGGCTGCGCTACGTCCGGCGGAGCCGGGAGGTTCGGACCGTCCTCATGATCATCGGCGCCGCGGCGCTGAGCTACAGCGGCCTCTTCGCGGTGGGCCTGCCCGCCCTCGCGAAGTCCTTCCCCCAGGACTCGATGGCGCTCGGACTGCTCCTGTCCGCATGGGGACTCGGCCAGCTCGCCGGCACCGTCGCCGCGGTCTTCACGGGACTGCCCCGGCGCTGGGGCATCCTGATCATCGGCATGACCCTCACCGAGGGCGTGACCTTCGTCCTCCTCGGCGTCCTGCCCAATGTGTGGCTCGCCGCGACGGTCCTCGCCCTGCTCGGCGTGGGCGTGGCCTACTCCAGCGACGTGGCCCTGCCCACGTTCATCCAGACCCGGACCCCCGAGGACGTCCTGGGGCGCATCAACAGCGTCATGTACCTGCCCCGGGTCGTCCTGGAACCCGTCTCCCTGGCCGTCATGGGCCTCCTGGTCACCGGCGACCTCCGCTGGGCCTTCGCCGCGGCCGCGGTCCCGGTCCTGGCCGTCGGCATCCGGCTCGCCTTCGACCGCGAGGCCCGCGGCCTCACCACGGCCAAGGAGCCGCAGCCGGCCGGCGCTACGAGCGCTACGGGCACTACGGGGTAG
- a CDS encoding sensor histidine kinase: MRRRPGLSVRLKLTLSYAGFLAVAGALLLAVVWVFILRYVPDKDQGLLGISPNRYLLVHTFAPAAAVAMAFLLVFGLVGGWLLAGRMLAPLTRITDAARLAGQGSLSHRIRLEGRQDEFRELADTFDTMLEELESHVAEQRRFAANASHELRTPLAITQALLDVARKDPTHDPAELVARLQAVNARAIGLTEALLLLSRSDRGTFTRESVDLSLVAEEAAETLLPVAERRGITLEVTGGPALTSGSAELLLRMVTNLVQNALVHNLPSGGTVTVHTETVVRTETRGDTSGGTSVLRVENTGRPVPPELLPTLTEPFQRGAERVRTGEPGEHPGVGLGLAIVHSVVRAHDGTLELAARPGGGLRVTVRLPTP, translated from the coding sequence GTGCGTAGACGCCCAGGGCTCAGCGTCCGGCTGAAGCTGACCCTCAGTTACGCGGGCTTCCTCGCCGTGGCCGGTGCGCTGCTGCTCGCCGTGGTGTGGGTGTTCATCCTGCGCTACGTACCCGACAAGGACCAGGGCCTGCTCGGGATCTCGCCGAACCGCTATCTCCTCGTGCACACCTTCGCCCCGGCGGCGGCCGTGGCGATGGCCTTCCTGCTCGTCTTCGGCCTCGTCGGGGGCTGGCTGCTGGCCGGCCGGATGCTGGCACCGCTCACCCGGATCACGGACGCGGCGCGCCTCGCGGGGCAGGGGTCGCTGTCCCACCGGATCCGGCTCGAGGGCCGCCAGGACGAGTTCCGCGAGCTCGCCGACACCTTCGACACGATGCTCGAAGAACTCGAGTCGCACGTCGCCGAGCAGCGGCGGTTCGCCGCGAACGCCTCGCACGAACTGCGCACCCCGCTGGCCATCACGCAGGCCCTGCTCGATGTCGCCCGCAAGGATCCCACCCATGACCCGGCCGAGCTCGTCGCACGCCTGCAGGCGGTCAACGCGCGGGCGATCGGTCTCACCGAGGCGCTGCTGCTGCTCAGCCGCAGCGACCGCGGCACCTTCACCCGCGAGAGCGTCGATCTCTCCCTCGTCGCCGAGGAGGCCGCCGAGACGCTGCTCCCCGTCGCCGAGCGGCGCGGGATCACCCTCGAGGTCACCGGCGGACCGGCCCTCACCAGCGGCTCCGCGGAGCTGCTGCTGCGGATGGTGACGAACCTCGTCCAGAACGCCCTCGTCCACAACCTCCCGTCCGGCGGCACCGTGACGGTCCACACCGAGACGGTCGTCCGCACCGAGACGCGCGGCGACACGAGCGGCGGTACGAGCGTGCTGCGGGTCGAGAACACCGGCCGCCCGGTGCCGCCGGAGCTGCTCCCGACCCTCACCGAGCCCTTCCAGCGCGGTGCGGAGCGCGTCCGCACCGGAGAGCCCGGCGAGCACCCCGGCGTCGGCCTGGGCCTCGCCATCGTGCACAGCGTGGTCCGTGCCCACGACGGAACGCTGGAGCTCGCCGCGCGCCCCGGCGGCGGTCTGCGCGTCACGGTCCGGCTGCCTACCCCGTAG